One Actinomyces respiraculi DNA window includes the following coding sequences:
- a CDS encoding NUDIX hydrolase, with translation MATPDFILRLRERIGHDPLWLPGVSIVVVDGDGRLLLGRRSDNGRWAVISGIPEPGEQPAAAVMRECMEETGVSPKVLAVVDVAAGEPITFPNGDVCTFMDISFVGRVGPAEAQRARVADDESTEVGWFAPDRLPSPMAPSSLRRIEAALAWLAEPTSGARFRL, from the coding sequence ATGGCGACTCCCGATTTCATCCTCCGTCTGCGCGAGAGGATCGGCCACGACCCGCTATGGCTGCCGGGGGTGAGCATCGTCGTCGTCGACGGCGACGGCCGTCTGCTGCTCGGGCGGCGCAGTGACAACGGCAGGTGGGCTGTGATCTCGGGCATCCCGGAGCCGGGCGAGCAGCCCGCGGCGGCCGTCATGCGCGAGTGCATGGAGGAGACGGGGGTGAGCCCGAAGGTCCTGGCCGTCGTGGATGTGGCGGCGGGCGAGCCCATCACCTTCCCCAACGGTGACGTCTGCACCTTCATGGACATCAGCTTCGTGGGCCGAGTGGGCCCCGCTGAGGCCCAGCGGGCGCGAGTGGCCGACGACGAGTCCACCGAGGTGGGCTGGTTCGCCCCGGACCGCCTGCCCTCGCCCATGGCTCCCTCGTCTCTCAGGCGCATTGAGGCGGCGCTGGCCTGGCTGGCGGAGCCGACGTCGGGGGCCCGCTTCCGTCTCTGA
- a CDS encoding DUF805 domain-containing protein → MMNTIHLLNGPVDLNDRGSAVLCAMEKELAQWMLDDGCQYFDYDYQVLGVAGEFDSYRVSPDGVRESILAPNLVVKYMVRLRKALADAERGAWTWCHLWMDASDLELHAEFDWMREPLFDDGRRPPSDDSCAKELEWHPRSVEYIPGWMAAGLARHRRVPAAVDVDVLELFERLFPDPEDVDGDRLFVWPDTRQGVEERMGRVLGDWLPGTGAQRVDIVSDVVDTYEVTDTRLRMRDGASVVVTLTEPEAWFWAEKAREAMVDPVRGAWTHAHLWMDVDELVLHSEYDWNTRPPFLDSVSETVRSSWLANELRRFPRTPENTPTWLTPATRSTESGDGPDSSPDVYDPGVISMPAPSPYGFSPVPQVAERLAPDYSAGFVTAVRRALARPLRFRGIASRREFWFAYLAWMLFYAVIAPFIIAAVVVADKLLDDPNAPAIVGVTGFGVFLVVGAVYILPAAVRRLHDGGRSGWWMLLPLIPYAGIVLIVFLALEPRPWLWRPQWVTDRR, encoded by the coding sequence ATGATGAACACAATTCACCTTCTTAACGGTCCTGTTGACCTCAATGATCGTGGCTCGGCAGTCCTGTGCGCCATGGAAAAGGAGCTTGCTCAGTGGATGCTGGATGACGGCTGCCAGTATTTTGACTACGATTACCAAGTTCTGGGGGTTGCGGGAGAGTTTGATTCCTACCGTGTGTCTCCGGATGGTGTGCGGGAGTCAATACTCGCACCCAATCTTGTCGTCAAGTACATGGTCCGGCTGCGTAAGGCGTTGGCTGATGCTGAGCGTGGTGCGTGGACGTGGTGTCATCTGTGGATGGATGCGAGTGACCTGGAGTTGCACGCGGAGTTTGACTGGATGCGTGAGCCGTTGTTTGACGATGGCAGGCGTCCGCCGTCGGATGACTCCTGTGCTAAGGAGCTTGAGTGGCATCCGCGCTCAGTCGAATACATCCCAGGGTGGATGGCTGCGGGGTTGGCTCGTCATCGGCGGGTTCCTGCGGCGGTGGACGTGGATGTGCTGGAGCTGTTTGAACGGTTGTTTCCGGACCCTGAGGACGTCGATGGTGATCGCCTGTTCGTGTGGCCGGACACCCGCCAGGGTGTGGAGGAGCGTATGGGCAGGGTGCTGGGGGACTGGTTGCCTGGTACGGGTGCTCAGCGTGTGGACATTGTCTCTGACGTGGTGGACACCTATGAGGTGACGGACACGCGGTTGAGGATGCGTGATGGTGCGTCGGTGGTGGTGACACTGACAGAGCCGGAGGCGTGGTTCTGGGCTGAGAAGGCGCGCGAGGCGATGGTGGATCCTGTGCGTGGTGCGTGGACGCACGCTCACCTGTGGATGGACGTTGATGAGTTGGTGCTGCACAGTGAGTACGACTGGAACACCCGCCCGCCATTCCTTGATAGCGTGAGTGAGACCGTGCGCTCCTCATGGCTGGCCAACGAGCTCAGACGCTTCCCCCGCACCCCAGAGAACACCCCCACCTGGCTCACCCCGGCCACCAGGTCCACCGAGTCCGGTGACGGGCCCGACTCGTCGCCGGATGTGTACGATCCGGGCGTGATCTCGATGCCCGCCCCGTCCCCGTATGGGTTTTCCCCCGTTCCGCAGGTGGCTGAGCGCCTGGCTCCGGACTACTCTGCGGGTTTTGTGACCGCGGTCAGGCGCGCTCTTGCGCGTCCCTTGCGGTTCCGTGGGATCGCCTCGCGACGGGAGTTCTGGTTCGCCTACCTCGCCTGGATGCTGTTCTACGCCGTCATCGCCCCGTTCATCATCGCAGCGGTGGTCGTAGCGGATAAGTTGCTGGATGACCCGAACGCTCCCGCCATCGTCGGCGTTACCGGGTTCGGCGTGTTCCTCGTGGTCGGCGCGGTCTACATCCTGCCGGCAGCGGTGCGGCGCCTCCACGATGGAGGTCGGTCGGGGTGGTGGATGCTGCTGCCTCTCATCCCGTACGCCGGAATCGTCCTCATCGTGTTCCTTGCCCTGGAGCCGCGCCCCTGGCTATGGCGCCCACAGTGGGTGACGGACAGGCGGTAG
- a CDS encoding DUF805 domain-containing protein, protein MTVTDETGEGADPRARVEALQRAHRAAHARVAPLFDRDRDGNRPPLDAGFDAWRAELSRLDALYCEGDVLVAGGSEFSSPSALDPDVVATGEVEVHGSSARVSLVPLTSRGGHKEVNLVRTGGEWRITSIATFHGDPASPIVTEQVRREHLEQARSAQGLHELGENDNPAIGDLFLTGYARVPRDDEDDDEYDEETAPADHTDAEVVATELRDLGSFPHGDLLAVGDAGYIDHMVYVCAMPVEPGHARAQALLAHFTASTRVAAVRAVLSSAPAVTWKQALSVPGSGYAVGVDSGSAAILDAAAYLGQTYRQWHHGWDSWLEHDAALFDAGAGPIGVITRSGWGDGTYGVYWGLDQDERPVQLVIDYGVLAAPAEAPVEARADGAAGEPAEVSADAGQDAVGYLRPLHRLPEVPEHLAADYSAGFVSAVRRALARPLRFRGIASRREFWFAYLAWVGISIVVMTALGLLADWVATRVEDPAWPTTAIGLSGITVLAVVALIYLLPLTVRRLHDGGRSGWWILIALVPSPGGIILIVLLALEPRPWLWRPQWIGAARGQ, encoded by the coding sequence GTGACGGTAACCGACGAGACGGGAGAGGGCGCGGACCCCCGCGCCAGGGTCGAGGCGCTCCAGCGGGCGCACCGCGCCGCACACGCACGCGTCGCCCCACTGTTCGACCGCGACCGCGACGGCAACCGTCCCCCGCTGGACGCCGGATTCGACGCGTGGCGCGCCGAGCTCTCCCGGCTCGACGCCCTCTACTGCGAGGGTGACGTCCTCGTCGCAGGCGGGAGCGAGTTCTCCTCGCCGTCGGCGCTCGACCCCGACGTCGTTGCAACAGGCGAGGTCGAGGTCCACGGCAGCAGCGCCCGCGTCAGCCTCGTTCCCCTCACGTCCCGCGGCGGCCACAAGGAGGTGAACCTGGTGCGCACAGGCGGGGAATGGAGGATCACGAGCATCGCCACGTTCCACGGCGACCCCGCCTCGCCCATCGTCACCGAGCAGGTCAGGCGCGAGCACCTCGAACAGGCCCGTTCGGCACAGGGACTGCACGAGCTCGGCGAGAACGACAACCCCGCCATTGGCGACCTGTTCCTCACCGGCTACGCACGGGTCCCGCGAGACGATGAGGACGACGACGAGTATGACGAGGAGACCGCGCCCGCCGACCACACGGACGCCGAGGTGGTCGCCACCGAGCTGCGGGACCTGGGCTCCTTCCCGCACGGTGACCTGCTCGCCGTCGGCGACGCCGGATATATCGACCACATGGTCTATGTGTGCGCGATGCCCGTCGAGCCGGGGCACGCCCGGGCACAGGCACTCCTCGCCCACTTCACCGCATCCACCCGCGTCGCCGCCGTCCGTGCGGTGCTCAGCAGCGCGCCCGCCGTGACATGGAAGCAGGCGCTGTCCGTCCCCGGAAGCGGCTACGCCGTCGGCGTCGACTCCGGCAGTGCCGCCATCCTCGACGCCGCCGCCTACCTGGGCCAGACCTACCGACAGTGGCACCACGGCTGGGACTCCTGGCTCGAGCACGACGCCGCCCTCTTCGACGCCGGGGCTGGTCCCATTGGCGTCATCACCCGTTCCGGCTGGGGCGACGGCACGTACGGCGTGTACTGGGGGCTGGACCAGGACGAGCGGCCCGTCCAGCTCGTCATCGACTACGGGGTCCTCGCCGCCCCCGCCGAGGCACCCGTAGAGGCGCGCGCCGATGGGGCGGCCGGGGAGCCGGCGGAGGTGTCCGCCGACGCGGGGCAGGACGCGGTCGGCTACCTCCGACCCTTGCACCGGCTCCCGGAGGTGCCCGAGCACCTCGCCGCCGACTATTCCGCAGGTTTTGTCTCCGCGGTCAGGCGCGCTCTCGCGCGTCCCTTGCGGTTCCGTGGGATCGCCTCGCGACGGGAGTTCTGGTTCGCCTATCTCGCCTGGGTGGGGATCAGCATCGTAGTCATGACGGCCCTCGGGCTCCTCGCCGACTGGGTGGCCACGAGGGTGGAGGACCCGGCCTGGCCCACAACCGCCATCGGGCTGTCCGGCATCACCGTCCTGGCTGTCGTCGCCCTCATCTACCTTTTGCCGCTGACGGTGCGTCGCCTCCACGACGGGGGACGGTCGGGATGGTGGATCCTTATCGCCCTCGTGCCCTCACCGGGTGGGATCATTCTGATCGTGCTCCTCGCCCTGGAACCCCGCCCCTGGCTGTGGCGCCCCCAGTGGATCGGGGCAGCGCGCGGCCAGTGA
- a CDS encoding pore-forming ESAT-6 family protein, with protein MANNMELRSYDIGASEAAQANFNDVASQLEALISQRDADVRDAMAQYQADGVSEDYRAKEARWNRAASEVRTIISNLRASMQRTDESASTALSKAGAAVEGMG; from the coding sequence ATGGCCAACAACATGGAGCTTCGTTCATACGACATCGGTGCGTCGGAGGCTGCGCAGGCGAATTTCAATGATGTGGCGTCACAGCTGGAGGCGCTGATCTCGCAGCGTGACGCGGACGTGCGTGATGCGATGGCGCAGTACCAGGCCGACGGGGTCTCGGAGGACTACCGGGCGAAGGAGGCCCGGTGGAACCGGGCGGCGTCGGAGGTGCGCACGATCATCAGCAACTTGCGCGCCTCGATGCAGAGGACTGATGAGTCGGCGTCGACTGCGCTGTCGAAGGCGGGTGCGGCGGTCGAGGGGATGGGCTGA
- a CDS encoding DUF6177 family protein, with translation MAHPIPYLDDGIGSDTALTFLDEPVVSMDEGLSAYLHAMRARTSPTRLILVLSHGAHLTPAFDRFVDVAGCAVLVKDPYDGYRTLRSGRWAPSIDAFATDGPAPAASTVPPHWQLDTRIPVLGLSVSLFHPARRSTVLGRCAELVVEHLMPPDTTLSWGRYEPAGAPWNPKDMTTLARRGMPSITFMLAAHGPNGTDGTDGSVLSGTLSVSRTSTGLEEYLELVINPRWLTLPQWSSHYMAALSAIGTVLKPQFALAHRTLGYADGCLPAGPRPVPTPLAVLIGAPGIKQLGVDAAAVATQHHGSLTGTGRRHGILVPLETGTEADWNALARLLTTLDGTGGNLARVLGSTEQA, from the coding sequence ATGGCCCACCCCATCCCCTACCTCGACGATGGCATCGGCAGCGACACCGCCCTCACCTTCCTCGACGAGCCCGTCGTCTCCATGGACGAGGGCCTGTCCGCCTACCTGCATGCCATGCGCGCGCGCACCTCCCCCACCCGGCTCATCCTCGTTCTCTCCCACGGCGCGCACCTCACCCCCGCCTTCGACCGCTTCGTCGACGTCGCCGGCTGCGCCGTCCTCGTCAAGGACCCGTACGACGGCTACCGCACCCTGCGCTCCGGTCGCTGGGCGCCGAGCATCGACGCCTTCGCCACGGACGGGCCCGCCCCGGCCGCCTCCACCGTCCCCCCGCACTGGCAGCTCGACACCCGCATTCCGGTGCTCGGCCTGTCGGTCTCCCTCTTCCACCCGGCCAGGCGCAGCACCGTCCTCGGACGCTGCGCCGAGCTCGTCGTCGAGCACCTCATGCCACCGGACACCACACTGAGCTGGGGGCGCTACGAGCCCGCCGGGGCCCCCTGGAACCCGAAGGACATGACTACGCTGGCCCGCCGCGGCATGCCCAGTATCACCTTCATGCTCGCCGCCCACGGCCCTAACGGCACTGACGGCACTGACGGCTCTGTCCTGTCCGGCACCCTGAGCGTCTCGCGCACCTCCACCGGTCTCGAGGAGTACCTCGAGCTCGTTATCAACCCGCGGTGGCTCACGCTCCCCCAGTGGTCCTCCCACTACATGGCCGCCCTGTCCGCCATCGGCACCGTCCTCAAGCCGCAGTTCGCCCTCGCGCACCGCACCCTCGGATACGCGGACGGCTGCCTGCCAGCGGGCCCGCGCCCCGTCCCCACCCCCCTCGCCGTCCTCATCGGGGCCCCCGGCATCAAGCAGCTGGGTGTCGACGCCGCCGCCGTCGCCACCCAGCACCACGGGTCCCTCACTGGGACCGGGCGGCGCCACGGCATCCTCGTGCCCCTCGAGACCGGCACCGAGGCCGACTGGAACGCCCTGGCCCGCCTGCTCACCACCCTCGACGGCACCGGCGGCAACCTCGCCCGCGTCCTCGGCTCCACTGAGCAGGCCTGA
- a CDS encoding DUF6507 family protein: MSGWSINPEAVSAVLMTEQDEVDTVLSPALEGLGTAQTGAVSATETQAPLVASAIVEWFNLHETDFTSMSNTINNVLTNTVYAVDCYLAQDEEAALEYQRQAV; this comes from the coding sequence GTGTCTGGCTGGAGCATCAACCCGGAGGCCGTCTCCGCTGTGCTCATGACGGAGCAGGATGAGGTGGACACGGTTTTGAGCCCTGCGTTGGAGGGTCTTGGGACGGCTCAGACGGGTGCAGTCTCCGCGACCGAGACTCAGGCGCCGCTGGTGGCATCCGCGATCGTGGAGTGGTTCAATCTTCATGAGACTGATTTCACGAGCATGTCAAACACGATTAACAACGTGCTGACGAATACGGTCTATGCCGTCGACTGCTATCTCGCTCAGGACGAGGAGGCAGCGCTGGAGTATCAACGCCAGGCCGTGTAG
- a CDS encoding PspC domain-containing protein, protein MTQQQYPSGSYSQRTESFRSQLPRRSRRRLIAGVCGGLAEYWGVSPTLVRLATLAAALLPGPMWVVYVAAWILMPDPQ, encoded by the coding sequence ATGACACAGCAGCAGTACCCGTCCGGCTCCTACTCTCAGCGCACCGAGTCCTTCCGATCCCAGCTCCCCCGCCGTTCCCGCCGACGACTCATCGCCGGCGTGTGCGGCGGCCTGGCGGAGTACTGGGGCGTGTCTCCGACGCTTGTGCGCCTGGCGACCCTGGCGGCCGCGCTCCTGCCCGGCCCGATGTGGGTCGTCTACGTCGCGGCCTGGATCCTCATGCCCGACCCCCAGTGA
- a CDS encoding DNA/RNA non-specific endonuclease, whose product MTIIPSEIPGLDIDVESIRTNATDLSSHAGTMRTSGSTLKMTWAGMTSCYQAPEQETLYAAMSPVETTSGALADDLESMASALGTFADTAEVIKTDAQNLRLRAQGFLDTTGKDPEWMYDQGNVDAHNSLVAEANALQVRLWDAERECANTIRALDGMAGYHADQQSRDDQLFYGLSEIPVQATGLDWGDPVDRRDHCFKGVGVSVWRGVYNDSLLGMVNGLAGLFGVEFDGPKGGVHASWDTAAVTWRGIGNLMGLTWDEFGDFDGLSFGTASRARAEMLAGFIAWDMWKEDPVRAGTVTVVNIGVTVATVGVGVAASGAARGGTVAARLGPLGRAAQIANTIMRFTDPVGMALDAGVARLGSWAARITGIRAHAHDLMDAWHNWRRADVPDVDVPTTHSGSHPDVGSVDRAHAPEVDGGDPSMSPDAASARRPAADVDSADAHAPAPRPHADAEGSGTPARRVDGDADVPGASRGRADAGADGDAPEARPGVDADGSGVRAHRVDGEADVPGTSHGRPGTGVDADAPGSRPDAEADGSGTGAHRADDGYSADRDPFNVEHRPSVANSVDIGVDHPLSPTPRKPFGRGAELEPDTVYHVEGRGDFYTNSEGVVVHVEAGSAATNGGRINPDLNDPLPNATYTVDDRFHYTTDEHGRTVRCEVDRLDAPENGGVRKPHIQRKIGHYGDDLPGVYEGGHLIATQYGGPPESINIVPELREVNRGSAASNGGQGSFHTFETENRDLSYSNIEIDIDYDVNYTGTSLDEVPETLYLKAEMQDGSSVERLYRNR is encoded by the coding sequence GTGACGATTATCCCCAGTGAGATTCCCGGTCTTGACATTGATGTCGAGTCGATCCGGACGAATGCGACCGACTTGTCCTCACACGCGGGGACCATGCGCACGTCGGGCTCGACGTTGAAAATGACCTGGGCAGGTATGACCTCGTGCTACCAAGCCCCGGAGCAGGAGACGCTCTACGCGGCGATGAGTCCGGTGGAGACAACGAGTGGCGCCCTGGCCGATGACCTGGAGTCGATGGCCTCGGCGCTGGGCACCTTCGCGGACACGGCCGAGGTCATCAAGACTGACGCACAGAATTTGCGGCTGAGGGCTCAGGGCTTCCTTGACACGACGGGTAAGGACCCTGAGTGGATGTATGACCAGGGCAACGTCGACGCGCACAACAGCCTGGTTGCCGAGGCCAACGCCTTGCAGGTGCGGCTGTGGGACGCGGAGCGTGAGTGTGCCAACACGATCCGGGCGCTGGACGGGATGGCGGGCTACCACGCCGACCAGCAAAGCCGGGACGATCAGTTGTTCTACGGGCTGTCCGAGATCCCGGTGCAGGCGACAGGGCTGGACTGGGGTGACCCTGTGGACCGGCGTGACCACTGCTTCAAAGGGGTAGGAGTCTCAGTCTGGCGTGGTGTGTACAACGACTCCCTGTTGGGGATGGTCAACGGACTGGCTGGACTGTTTGGTGTCGAGTTCGATGGCCCGAAAGGAGGCGTTCACGCTTCGTGGGATACGGCTGCGGTGACCTGGCGGGGGATCGGCAACCTCATGGGCCTGACGTGGGACGAGTTCGGCGATTTCGATGGCTTGAGCTTTGGGACCGCGTCGCGTGCCCGGGCGGAGATGCTTGCGGGATTCATCGCCTGGGACATGTGGAAGGAGGACCCGGTTAGGGCGGGCACCGTGACCGTCGTGAACATCGGGGTGACAGTTGCAACGGTGGGTGTCGGTGTTGCTGCGTCGGGAGCGGCTCGAGGCGGAACGGTGGCGGCCCGACTCGGGCCTTTGGGTCGGGCGGCCCAGATCGCCAATACCATCATGAGGTTCACCGACCCTGTGGGAATGGCCCTTGACGCCGGTGTGGCCAGGCTGGGCTCCTGGGCGGCGCGGATAACAGGTATCCGCGCACACGCGCACGACCTGATGGATGCCTGGCACAACTGGAGGCGTGCTGACGTTCCCGACGTCGACGTGCCGACCACTCACTCCGGCTCCCATCCGGACGTCGGCTCGGTTGACCGCGCCCACGCACCTGAGGTGGATGGCGGGGATCCGTCGATGTCACCTGACGCAGCGTCGGCTCGTCGTCCGGCCGCCGATGTGGACAGTGCCGACGCTCATGCGCCGGCGCCTCGTCCGCATGCCGATGCGGAGGGTTCTGGTACGCCGGCTCGTCGTGTGGATGGTGACGCTGATGTGCCCGGTGCGTCGCGTGGCCGTGCGGACGCTGGTGCTGATGGTGATGCGCCGGAGGCCCGTCCGGGTGTGGATGCGGACGGTTCTGGTGTGCGGGCTCATCGTGTGGATGGTGAGGCTGACGTGCCTGGCACGTCGCATGGTCGTCCGGGTACTGGTGTGGATGCTGATGCGCCGGGGTCCCGTCCGGATGCGGAGGCGGACGGCTCTGGCACAGGAGCTCACCGTGCGGACGACGGTTACTCGGCCGATAGGGATCCCTTCAATGTGGAGCACCGCCCCAGTGTGGCGAACTCCGTGGATATCGGCGTCGATCACCCGCTGTCACCGACACCTCGTAAGCCATTCGGTCGGGGCGCCGAGTTGGAGCCGGACACGGTGTACCACGTGGAGGGTCGTGGCGACTTCTACACGAACTCTGAAGGCGTGGTCGTCCACGTGGAGGCGGGCTCGGCGGCGACGAATGGTGGCCGGATCAACCCCGATCTCAATGATCCGTTGCCGAATGCGACGTACACGGTGGATGACCGGTTCCACTACACGACGGATGAGCACGGCCGAACGGTGCGCTGTGAGGTTGACAGGCTTGATGCCCCTGAGAATGGTGGGGTCCGAAAGCCGCACATTCAGCGCAAGATCGGCCATTATGGTGATGACCTGCCTGGTGTGTATGAGGGTGGGCACCTCATTGCGACGCAGTACGGCGGACCGCCTGAGAGCATCAACATTGTGCCGGAGCTTCGTGAGGTGAACAGGGGCTCGGCGGCCTCCAATGGCGGCCAGGGGAGCTTCCACACCTTCGAGACGGAGAACCGAGACCTGTCGTACTCAAATATTGAGATCGACATCGATTATGATGTGAATTATACTGGAACTTCATTGGACGAAGTCCCAGAGACCTTGTATCTGAAGGCGGAGATGCAAGATGGTTCATCTGTTGAAAGACTGTATAGGAACAGATAG
- a CDS encoding type 1 glutamine amidotransferase codes for MSDLYEHTTDGPARGRIRLLQLYPGDMNIYGDWGNALVLARRAQWQGYDVEMLSYDRGEELKGDVHLIVGGGGQDSGQERIKEDLLARGPALRDLAEAGTPMLVICGLYQLFGHHFVTSGGVEMPGIGVLDAHTVAGNQRLIGNIAVESEDFGTVVGYENHSGLTRLGPGTRPLGRVRPGEGNNGQDGTEGARSHHVIGTYLHGSLLPKNPAVADWLLARAVERSGGQWEPVPVDDPVEAWAERAREVALSRPR; via the coding sequence GTGAGCGACCTGTACGAGCACACGACCGACGGTCCCGCCCGGGGCCGCATCCGCCTGCTCCAGCTCTACCCCGGAGACATGAACATCTACGGCGACTGGGGCAATGCCCTGGTCCTGGCCCGCCGCGCGCAGTGGCAGGGCTATGACGTCGAGATGCTCTCCTACGACCGGGGCGAGGAGCTGAAGGGGGACGTGCACCTCATCGTCGGCGGGGGCGGCCAGGACTCGGGGCAGGAGCGCATCAAGGAGGACCTGCTGGCCCGCGGCCCGGCCCTGCGCGACCTGGCGGAGGCCGGCACGCCGATGCTCGTCATCTGCGGGCTCTACCAGCTCTTCGGTCACCACTTCGTCACCTCCGGTGGGGTGGAGATGCCCGGCATCGGGGTGCTCGACGCCCACACCGTCGCGGGCAACCAGCGGCTCATCGGCAACATCGCCGTGGAGTCGGAGGACTTCGGGACCGTCGTCGGCTACGAGAACCACTCGGGGCTCACCCGGCTGGGCCCGGGTACCCGGCCACTGGGGCGCGTGCGTCCCGGTGAGGGCAACAACGGTCAGGACGGCACGGAGGGCGCGCGCAGCCACCACGTCATCGGCACCTATCTGCACGGCTCGCTGCTGCCGAAGAACCCGGCGGTGGCGGACTGGCTGCTGGCGCGCGCGGTCGAGCGCTCGGGGGGCCAGTGGGAGCCGGTGCCGGTGGATGACCCGGTCGAGGCCTGGGCCGAGCGGGCCCGCGAGGTGGCCCTGTCCCGGCCCCGCTGA
- a CDS encoding chlorite dismutase family protein: MSYALLATYTLTGPLPPLEDTCRRLVGESQHFVDQSGATTRGWYDVSGFSAGADLLVWWTDDDPERLQDAAHRLRASALGRYLAPEWSVISRGDLPTTPAGDWLAVLPDTPAPKRVTDVTVTELTGRGLGAPQVTSLVEGPVLDDVIVAASKPAQSGLARAVVGAGYTGVRVSPAEWAERQPRA; the protein is encoded by the coding sequence ATGAGTTACGCCCTGCTCGCCACCTACACCCTCACCGGCCCGCTGCCCCCGCTGGAGGATACGTGCCGTCGGCTCGTGGGCGAGTCGCAGCACTTCGTCGACCAGTCCGGGGCCACCACCCGCGGCTGGTACGACGTCTCCGGCTTCAGCGCCGGTGCCGACCTCCTCGTCTGGTGGACCGACGACGACCCCGAGCGCCTCCAGGACGCCGCCCACCGCCTGCGCGCCTCCGCGCTCGGACGCTACCTTGCCCCTGAGTGGTCCGTCATCAGCCGCGGAGACCTGCCGACGACCCCCGCCGGCGACTGGCTCGCCGTCCTGCCCGACACGCCCGCCCCCAAGCGCGTCACGGACGTCACGGTCACCGAGCTGACCGGGCGAGGCCTCGGTGCCCCGCAGGTGACCTCCCTTGTCGAGGGCCCCGTCCTTGACGACGTCATCGTCGCCGCCTCCAAACCCGCCCAGAGCGGGCTCGCGCGCGCCGTCGTCGGCGCCGGCTACACGGGCGTGCGCGTGAGCCCCGCGGAGTGGGCCGAGCGCCAGCCGCGCGCCTGA
- a CDS encoding DUF805 domain-containing protein gives MQTMNDAGYGYAPSWPPAVPGGQLGGFLCLLSCAVRRLHDGGRSGWWALIALIPPLGGIILPVLLALEPRPWLWRPEWVGENVRSAS, from the coding sequence ATGCAGACCATGAATGATGCTGGCTACGGCTACGCTCCGAGCTGGCCGCCCGCCGTGCCGGGAGGCCAGCTCGGCGGTTTCCTGTGCCTCCTGTCCTGCGCTGTGCGTCGCCTCCACGACGGGGGACGGTCAGGCTGGTGGGCGCTCATTGCCCTCATCCCCCCGCTCGGCGGGATCATCCTTCCCGTGCTCCTCGCCTTGGAGCCCCGTCCGTGGCTGTGGCGCCCGGAGTGGGTCGGCGAGAACGTAAGGAGCGCATCGTGA